In Truepera sp., the sequence AGGAACGCCGCGCCGGCGCTCTCCTCCCCCGCGAACCCGTAGGCGCTCGTGAGGAGCCCCTGCACGAACCACTTGAAGCCTACGGGCACCTCGGCGACCTCGCGTCCGAGAGACTCGGCGACCTTGTCGATCATCGAACTCGACACGAGGGTCTTGCCCACCTTCGCGTCGCCGGGCCAGTAGCTGCGATGCGTGAACAAGTACTCGATGGCAACCGCCAGGTAATGGTTCGGGTTCATGAGGCCATGGCTCGGCGTCACTATTCCGTGGCGGTCGGCGTCGGGGTCGTTGCCGAAGGCCACGTCGAAGTCGTGTTGCATGTGGATCAGGTTGGCCATGGCGTCGGGCGACGAGCAGTCCATGCGAATCTTGCCATCGTGATCGACGGGCATGAAAGAGAAGGTCGGATCCACCACGTCGTTGACGAGCGTCAGGTCGAGCTTCCAGCGCTCGGCGATGGGGTTCCAGTAGGCGAGGGAGGAGCCGCCCAGCGGATCCACCCCCACCCTGACCCCGGCGGCGCTGATGGCCTCCATGTCGACGACGCTGCCCAGGTCGTTGACGAACGGCGCTACCAAGTCGCGCTCCTCGAACGCGCCGGAGGCGCGGGCCTTGGCGAGCGACTGGCGCTTGACGCCGGTCAGGCCGGCCTCCAAGTAGGCGTTCGCGGCCTGCTGGATCTCGCCCGTTTCGTCGGAGTCGGCCGGGCCCCCGTGGGGCGGGTTGTACTTGAAGCCACCGTCGTTCGGGGGGTTGTGCGAGGGGGTAACGACAACACCGTCGGCGCGGCGCGATGCCGGCACCATGGCCGGGTGCTGCCCCGTAGCCAGGTTGTGCGTGAGGATCGCGTGCGAGATGACGGGGGTCGGTACCGGGGCGAAGCCCTTGGCGGCCACGACCGAGACGCCGTTGGCGGTCAGCACCTCGAGGGCCGTGACGAGCGCTGGAGTAGACAGCGCGTGCGTGTCGGAGCCGAGGAACAACGGTCCGCCCAGGCCCTCACGCTTGCGCCGATCGGCGATGGCCTGGCAGATGGCGAGGATGTGATCCTCGTTGAAGGTGCCATCCTCGCTCGTGCCACGGTGCCCGGAGGTGCCGAAAGAAACGCGTTGCGCGGCGACGGACGGGTCGGGCGCCTGTGCGTAATAGTCCGTCACGAGCCGTGGGACGTCGATAAGAAGCGACCTGGGCGCCTTGCGACCGGCGAGTGGGCTACGGTTCATGCATCGACCTCCAGACGGTCCAGCGAACGACCCAACCTGGCCGATACGCTGCGGACGCGTTCCTCAACGTTACAACCTGCCACTAGTGACCGCAGGAACGGTTGCCCCTCGGCGCCCCGTCAGACCAAACCCACCGCGCTTATGAGAAGTCCGTGAATGGTAGGCTGGCGGCTGCCTCATGGGCGCGTGGCCGCTCCTGGCCGAGGATCACTCACGCCGGCGCAGGTTACGCGACTGCCTCGAATAACAGTCCGTGGGCGCGCAGCAACGACGGCGCCCGGGCATCTCGCTGGAGGAAGCATGGATCTGTTGATCACCCTAGTACCCTTGGCCGCCGTAGTGGCGTTGCTGGCGGCCTTCCTGCTGGCGCGGAACGTCATGGCCGCGCCGACGGGCGACGCGCGCATGGTCGAGATCTCCGACGCCGTGCGCCAGGGCGCCGGCGCCTACATGAACCGCCAGTACAGCACCATCACGGTGGTGGCCGTGATCATCGCGGCCATCTTCGCCGTCGTGGCGCTCACGTCGGGTAATGACCACGACCGCACCATGTGGTGGTGGACCACCGCCGGCTTCGCCGTGGGGGCGCTGTTCAGCGCCATCAGCGGCTACGTGGGCATGAGCGTCGCCGTGCGCGCCAACGTGCGCGTGGCGCAGGCCGCGCGCGGCGGCCTCGCGGGGGCGCTCCGGATAGCGTTCAATGGCGGCGCGGTAGCCGGCCTCGCCGTGGCGGGTCTGGCACTCCTAGGGGTGTCCGGCTTCTTCTGGCTGTTTCACATAGTGTTGGACCTCAAGAACCCCGTCGAGCCACTCATAGGCTTCGCCTTCGGCGCTTCGCTGATCAGCCTCTTCGCCCGTGTGGGCGGCGGCATCTACACCAAGGCCGCGGACGTGGGCGCCGACCTCGTTGGCAAGCTCGAGGCCGGTATCCCCGAGGACGACCCCCGCAACCCCGCGGTCATCGCCGACAACGTCGGCGACAACGTGGGCGACTGCGCCGGCATGGGCGCCGACCTCTTCGAGACCTACGCCGTGACCGCCATCGGCGCCGTGTTCCTCGGCTACCTGTTACCGGGCACGGGCGTCGTAACGAACCTCGTGCTCTACCCCCTCCTGCTCGGCGCGATCGCCATCATCGCCAGCATCATCGGCACGCAGTTCGTGCGCCTGCCCGAGGGCTCCAGCAACATCATGGGCGCCCTCTACAAGGGTGTCTTCGTGAGCGCCGGCATCAGCGTAGTGGCCTTCGCCGGCCTGACCTACGCCATGTTTCACGACTTCGACTTCTCGGTCCTGGGCCGCGAGATGGGCTGGGGGTCGCTGTTCGTCTCCAGCCTCATCGGCATCGTCGTCACGGTGGCCCTGATGTTCATCACGGAGTACTACACCAGCACCCGCTACGCACCGGTGAGGCGCGTGGCCAAGGCGTCCATCACGGGTAGCGCCACCAACATCATCTCGGGCCTGGCCGTTGGCATGCAGTCGACTGCCCTGCCCGTGATCGTCTTGGTCCTCGCCATCTTCCTCTCCTACTCGGTGGCCGGCCTCTACGGCATCGCGGTGGCCGCCGTGGCCATGCTTTCCGTCACCGGCATGGTCGTCGCCATGGACACGTACGGCCCCATCACCGACAACGCGGGTGGCATAGCGGAGATGGCCGACCTACCCGCCGAGGTCCGCGTCAACACGGACGCGCTCGACGCCGTCGGCAACACCACCAAGGCCGTCACCAAGGGCTACGCCATCGGCTCCGCCGCACTGGCCGCCCTCGTGCTCTTCGCCGACTTCGCCGAGCGCCTGAAGCTCGTCGACCCCGAGCGCTACGGGATAGGTGCCTTCAGGCTCGACGACCCGATCGTACTCGTAGGCCTCCTGATCGGCGCCATGCTGCCGTTCCTCTTCAGCGCCTTCCTCATGGAGTCGGTCGGCAAGGCCGCCGGCGCCGTCATCGAGGAAGTGCGGCGCCAGTTCCGCACCATCAAGGGAATCATGGAGGGCACGGCCAAGCCGGACTACGGCAAGGCGGTGGACATCGTCACGGCCGCCGCTCTGCGGGAGATGGCGTTGCCGGGCATCATGGCGGTCGCTGCGCCCCTCATCGTTGGCTTCCTGTTCGGCCCGCTCGCCCTCGGCGGCCTGCTGATAGGCGTCATCGGCTCGGGCCTCATGATGGCCCTCATGATGAGCACCGGCGGCGGCGCCTGGGACAACGCCAAGAAGTACATCGAGGACGGGAACCACGGCGGCAAGGGCTCCGAAGCGCACGCCGCCAGCGTGGTCGGCGATACCGTGGGCGACCCCTACAAGGACACCGCCGGGCCGTCGATCAACCCGCTCATCAAGGTCATCAACACGGTGGCGCTCATCTTCGCGGGGATCATCGCGACGGCAGGCGGTTGGCTGCTGTTCTGAACCGGGGACCCAAGGGTGGGGCCCTTCGGCGGCCCCAAGTTCTCAGTCTACTGCTAGGGCCACACGAAAACTAGGACGTGTGGCCCTAGTCATACTCAGGCGCGCGGAGTACCGTGAAGGCGGAAGGAGGTCTACGAGATAGAGATCCCAGAAGACCACTTCTTAAAGAGCGACCCTAGCGCCACTAGAGGCTCGACCGAGTAACCCGACCAAGCACAGAACACCAGAGGACGGGCACCGACGGAGCGGAGAAAAGGCAGCCGGGGTTGCTCGCTTTTGGTTCCCAGGAACTCCGAGGGGCGTTCTACCCCCAGGCTGAACCTGGGTTCTTGCTTGTCCCGGGATAAACCTGCTAGAACAGCCTTAGTGAGGGCTGGGCCCTCGCGAGTCCGGCGGGCGGCAAGCGCCCGGCGACAAACGGGGCCGCGATCCTGGCCCGGAAGAAGGCGGAAATGGCCTACACCATTACGGAACCCTGCATCGGCGTCAAGGACGCCTCGTGCGTGGACGTCTGCCCCGTGGAGTGCATCTACGAGGCCGACGACCAGTTCTACATCAACCCCGAAGAGTGCATCGACTGCGGCGCTTGCGTGCCGGCGT encodes:
- the pgm gene encoding phosphoglucomutase (alpha-D-glucose-1,6-bisphosphate-dependent), which encodes MNRSPLAGRKAPRSLLIDVPRLVTDYYAQAPDPSVAAQRVSFGTSGHRGTSEDGTFNEDHILAICQAIADRRKREGLGGPLFLGSDTHALSTPALVTALEVLTANGVSVVAAKGFAPVPTPVISHAILTHNLATGQHPAMVPASRRADGVVVTPSHNPPNDGGFKYNPPHGGPADSDETGEIQQAANAYLEAGLTGVKRQSLAKARASGAFEERDLVAPFVNDLGSVVDMEAISAAGVRVGVDPLGGSSLAYWNPIAERWKLDLTLVNDVVDPTFSFMPVDHDGKIRMDCSSPDAMANLIHMQHDFDVAFGNDPDADRHGIVTPSHGLMNPNHYLAVAIEYLFTHRSYWPGDAKVGKTLVSSSMIDKVAESLGREVAEVPVGFKWFVQGLLTSAYGFAGEESAGAAFLRKDGAPWTTDKDGLILGLLACEIKAKTGEDPGQRYAKLTARFGDPAYARIDVPASKERKKVLGALTAEALEAAGMSELAGEKIVKVMSKAPANGEPIGGIKVITENGWFAARPSGTEDVYKIYGESFAGEERLAKLQDEARALVQDQFERAGV
- a CDS encoding sodium-translocating pyrophosphatase; the protein is MDLLITLVPLAAVVALLAAFLLARNVMAAPTGDARMVEISDAVRQGAGAYMNRQYSTITVVAVIIAAIFAVVALTSGNDHDRTMWWWTTAGFAVGALFSAISGYVGMSVAVRANVRVAQAARGGLAGALRIAFNGGAVAGLAVAGLALLGVSGFFWLFHIVLDLKNPVEPLIGFAFGASLISLFARVGGGIYTKAADVGADLVGKLEAGIPEDDPRNPAVIADNVGDNVGDCAGMGADLFETYAVTAIGAVFLGYLLPGTGVVTNLVLYPLLLGAIAIIASIIGTQFVRLPEGSSNIMGALYKGVFVSAGISVVAFAGLTYAMFHDFDFSVLGREMGWGSLFVSSLIGIVVTVALMFITEYYTSTRYAPVRRVAKASITGSATNIISGLAVGMQSTALPVIVLVLAIFLSYSVAGLYGIAVAAVAMLSVTGMVVAMDTYGPITDNAGGIAEMADLPAEVRVNTDALDAVGNTTKAVTKGYAIGSAALAALVLFADFAERLKLVDPERYGIGAFRLDDPIVLVGLLIGAMLPFLFSAFLMESVGKAAGAVIEEVRRQFRTIKGIMEGTAKPDYGKAVDIVTAAALREMALPGIMAVAAPLIVGFLFGPLALGGLLIGVIGSGLMMALMMSTGGGAWDNAKKYIEDGNHGGKGSEAHAASVVGDTVGDPYKDTAGPSINPLIKVINTVALIFAGIIATAGGWLLF
- a CDS encoding ferredoxin family protein, with translation MAYTITEPCIGVKDASCVDVCPVECIYEADDQFYINPEECIDCGACVPACPVDAIFPEMDVPEEWASYIEKNTRLSGL